TGGGCCAGCGACGCCAACAGCTCCGCCTTGCGCCGCGCGTTGACGATGGGGCCCACGGTGCGACCGGTGAGCTTCCCGTCGCGCACCTCCAGCTCGTTGGAGTGCGCCACGTCGATGCCCAGCCGCGCCTTGAGGGCCTCGGCCGCCACGGAGAAGCCGCCGCTGATGACGGCGGTGCGGTACCCCAGCCGCTTGAGCACGCGCACCAACGTCTCCGCGCCCTCCGTCAACGGCAGGTTCGCCGCGAGCTGGTGCACCACGGACACGTCCAGGCCCGCGAGCAGCGACACGCGCTGACGCAGCGACTCGTCGTAGTCCATCTCGCCCTGCATCGCGCGCTCGGTGATGGCGGCCACCTGCTCGCCCACGCCGTGCGCGCGCGCCAGCTCGTCGATGACCTCGATGCGGATGAGCGTGGAGTCCATGTCCATGACGACCATCCGCTTGCCGCGCCGGAACAGACTCTCGCGCTGCAACGCCACGTCGAAGCCGCCCGATTGCATGGACAGCTCCAGCAGCGCCTGCTTGAGCGCGTCCGGAGGCTGCCCGGCGGCCAGGGCGAGGTGGATGTCCACCGAGCCCAGGTGCGGCTCACTGGTGCGGGTGATGCGCTCCACCTGGGCGCCGTGGGCGGTCAGCACCTGCGTCAGCGCGTGCAGCTCCCGGGCGCCCAAGGCGCGGCCCACGGCGGTGACGACGAAGCGCGGGCCCCTGCCGTCCTCGGACGCGGGCGCGTGGACGGGCTCGAAGTCCAGCGTCACGCCCAGCGACTTCGCGGCGGCCACCAGCGGCTCCAGCACGGCGCCCGCGTCCCCGGACAGCCGCGCGAGCAGGCAGAGGGTGAGCCGCCCCCGCACCACCACCTGCTCCACGTCGAGCAGCTCGGCGCCCGCTTCCGCCAACAGGCCGGTGAGGCGCGAGGTGATGCCGGGCTGGTCCTTCCCGGTGACGGTGATGAGCACGCTTTCGGACGAGGGCGAGGTCATGGCCCCGCCAAGTCTGGCAGTCCCCCGCGTGCGCGGCGAGCCCCGAGTGCGCCGGGGCCCGGCCGCCCGGCCGTCACTCCTTCGGCGTGTCGGACGAGATGACGAGGTCGCCCTTGCCGAGGAACTCCCGCTCCGGGAAGGCCTTGTAGAAGTCCTCCAACATGGCGTCGACGTCCGGGTAGCGCTGCTCGCGCTTGTCCTGGGTGGCCTTGTCGAAGAGCTGATCCAAGCCGCTGGGGGCCTCCGGGTTGACCTCGGAAGGCAGCGGCGAGCGGCGGCCCGGAATCTGACCGGTCAGCATCTCGTAGAGGAGGATGCCCAGCGCGTACACGTCCGCGGCGGGGCCCGGCTCCTTGCCGCCCCGGTTCATCAACTCCGGCGCCATATAGGACATGCCGCCCGTGCCCACGAAGACCTGGGGCATGCCCTTGGTGGAGTCCACCTCCACCACGCGGCCCAGGCCGAAGTCGGCCAGCTTGGCGTTGCCATACGCGTCGAAGAGCACGTTCTCCGGCTTGATGTTGTGGTGCGTGAGGCCCGAGGCGTGCGCGGCCCGCAGGCCGTAGGCCATCTGCAAGAAGGCACGCAGCGCGAAGGGCACCGGCACGCCGTTGCCACCACCCGCGTCCAGCCGCTCCCGCAGGCTGCCCTGCATCAGCTCCAGCACGAAGTACGGCCGCGCCGCTTCCACGTTCTGGTCCACCACCTGAACCACGCCGGGGTGACGCACCTGCGCCTGGGCGCACAGCTCCTTCTTCAGCCGCTTGAGGACCTCGCCCCGCTGCAGGAAGGAGAAGTAGCCGAAGATGTCCTTCAGCTCCTTGAGGCAGATGTCCAACCCGAGCGCGGTGACGCGGCCCTTGAAGACGGTGCCCAGCGGCCCGGTGCCGATGGGGTCGAACTTCTGGTAGCGCAGGTCCAGCTCCGAGCCCTTCGGAGCGGAGGCGGCGGGCGCTGCGGCGGCGGGAGCGGGGGTGGGCGCGGCGGGAGCGGGCATGGGGGCGGCGGCAGGCGCGGAAGGGGTGGGAGACGGCGAGGCGGCGGACGCCGGGGGGAAACCCTGAATGATGACCGTGGCCTCGCGGCGGGGCTCGGCGGCGACGGCGGAGGGCGGCGGCATGGGGATGGCCGCGGCGGGCGTGCCCAGGTCCAGCGCGGGCATGGCCGAGCGTGAGCTGCGCATCGGCGGCATGGGCGGCGGCGCGGGCGTGGGGCCCGGCGTCGGGTGGGCTTCCACCTCCGTCTCGTCCAGCAGCAGCTCGGGCGGCGGCGGCGGCACCATCAGGGGCTCGTCGCCCTCCTGGGGCTCCTCGGGCGTGCCCACCACGGCGGCGAGCTGATCGGCGAAGAACTCACCGACCTCCACGGAGAAGCGCTCGTTCAGCTCGCCCCCCGCCACCTGCTCGCCCTGCTCGGTGAGCTTGAGCTGGGCCTCGCGGTCCATGGCGATGTAGTGGAACTTCCGGAGGAAGAAGAAGTAGTTGTCGAACTCGAGCGACACGGACGGTTCGAGGGCGGCCTTCACGTCGGCCAGCTTGTTCGAGCGTCCAAGACGGCCGTTCTCCCTCAGGTTCCGGAGGATGAACAGCGCCTCGCCACTGACGGTATCGCGATTGAGGGCGGGCTTCTGCATGGGGAAGGGACTCTATGCGGTCCCCCCGCCGACGCTCAACGGATGACTGGCGGTAAAACGCGCGCCTACTTGATGCGCAGAAGCTGCTTCACCGTCTCCAGGACCTCCACGAAACGGACCGGCTTGCGCAGGTAGATGTCCACGCCCAACTGCATGGCGCGGTCCTGCGCCTCCTTGCCGCCCGCGGAGATGGCGATGATGGGAATGGCGCGCAGCGCCTCTTCCTCGCGCATGCGCTCCACCAGGGCGAAGCCGTCCATCACCGGCATGTAGAGGTCCGTCATCACCAGGTTGAAGCGGTCCTCGCGCAGCATCTGCAGCGCGTGGTGCCCGTCCGGCGCGAAGTGGACCTCCAGGGGGACCTTCCCGTGCAGCTCGCCGCTGGCGAGCTTCTTCAGCACGTAGCTGTACATCTCGATGATGTGCGGGTTGTCCTCGACGATGAGCACACGGTACCCCTCGTGCTCGACGTGGGACGCGTGGCTGTCTGCTCCTGCCGCACTCAAGATGTCACCCAGTTTCCGTCGGTCCTGCTCGCGCTCCACGCGAACGCCGACGCCCGCGGGCTGATCGGCGCGCGCAGGCCGCGTCCAGGCCACGGTTCCGCTGACTTCTACCGGATCCAGAAGGCCCGGGAAAGAAAGTGCGAGCCGGACCTCGTCCCCCAGGCGGAAGACCTGCTCCGTCTGAACGAACAGGCCCTCATGGGACAGGTTCTCCGTCACGTCACGGGCCTGACGCCCGTCCGTGTAGTCCACTCTCAGCACAGCGGGGACGCGGGGGTGCTGGCGCTTGTCCTCTGGACCCGGGTTCATAACAAGGGCTTGAAATCGCTCGGCAATTTGCTGATGGCAACCCAGTGTAGCTTCGAGGGTTTATGTTGACAACGTAGCCATTGGGGCAATACGTACCGGCCCGCCATGGCGGAGCCCCTGTTCACCTCTGAAGAGCAGAAGACGTTCGACGCGGGAATCGCGGAGATCATCTCCCACTACCCTCCGGATCGCAAAAGCGCGGGCATGCTCCCAGCGCTGAGGCTGCTCCAGGAAATCAAGGGGTGGCTGCCCCCGGATGGGTTGCGGCTGGTGGCGAAGCATCTCGAGGTCACTCCCGAGCGGGCCATGGAAGTGGCCAGCTTCTACGTGATGTACCACCTCAAGAAGCCGGGCAAGTACGTCATCGACGTCTGCACGAACCTGTCCTGCTCGCTGTGGGGCGCGGAGAAGATGCTCGCCTACCTGGAGCAGAAGCTCGGGCTCAAGGCAGGTGAAGCGAACGAGAAGTTCACCTTGCGAGAGACCGAGTGCCTGGCCTCGTGCGGTACTGCGCCCTGCCTGCAGATCAACGAGGATCATCACGAAAGCCTGACGCAGGCGAAGCTGGATGCCATCCTCGCCAAGTTGAGCTGAACCTCCCCCACCCTTCTTAGGCTTAGGACGTCATCGACATGGCCTCTACGGCAAAGACGATCGAACCGATCATCTCGGCGGCCTGGGGTAAGCCTCAGTCCTGGACCCTGGACAGCTATCGCAAGCGGGGGGGCTACGAGGCGCTGAAGAAGACGCTCCAGATGGAGCCCGCCGCCATCATCGACGAGGTGAAGAAGTCGAACCTCCGCGGTCGCGGCGGCGCCGGCTTCCCCACGGGCCTCAAGTGGAGCTTCGTCCCCAAGGACAGCCCCAAGCCCAAGTACCTGGCGGTCAACGGCGACGAGTCCGAGCCGGGCACCTTCAAGGACCGCTACATCCTCGAAGACGACCCGCACATGATGCTGGAAGGCATCGCCATCGCGGCCTACGCGCTGGGCGTGCATACCTGCTACGTGTACCTGCGCGGTGAGTTCAAGTTCCCGGCGGAGCGCACGCAGGCGGCCATCGACGAGGCCTACAAGGCCGGCATCTTCGGCAAGACGGTCCTGGGCAAGGACTTCGAGCTGAACTGCTACCTGGTGCGCGGCGCGGGCGCCTACATCTGCGGCGAGGAGACGGCGCTGCTGGAGAGCCTGGAAGGCAAGAAGGGCTGGCCCCGCCTCAAGCCCCCCTTCCCCGCGGTGGTGGGCCTCTTCGGCTGCCCCACGGTGGTGAACAACGTGGAGACGCTGGCCAGCGTGCCCGCCGTGTTCCAGCAGGGCGCGGACGCCTACGCCAAGCTGGGCACCGACAAGTCGGGCGGCACGCGGCTCGTGTGCCTCTCCGGCACGGTGAACCGGCCGGGCGTCTACGAGGTGTCGATGTTCACGACCCTCGCCGAGCTCATCTACGACGACAAGTACGGCCGGGGCATGCCCGCGGGCCGCAAGGTCAAGGCCGTGATTCCGGGCGGCTCCTCGGCGCCGGTGCTCGGCGTGGACGAGCTGGACGTGGCCATGGAGTTCGAGGCCCTCAAGGTCAAGCAGACCATGGCCGGCTCCGGCGGCGTCATCGTCATGGACGACGCCACCTGCATGGTGCGCAGCCTGTGGCGCGTGGCCCGCTTCTACGCGGAAGAGTCCTGCGGCCAGTGCACGCCGTGCCGCGAGGGCACGCCCTGGCAGACGCGCCTGCTGCGCAAGATCGAGGAAGGCCGCGGCGAGCCGGGCGACATCGACATGCTGTCCAACGTCGCGTCGTCCATCGCCCCGTACCCGCCCATCGGTCTGGGCAACACCATCTGCGCGCTCGGCGACGCGGCGGCGCTGCCCACGCACTCGTTCCTCATGCGGTTCCGGGACGAGTTCGAGGCCCACATCCGTGAGCACCGCTGCCCGTTCGGCGACAAGCCCTGGGGTTCGTTCGGAGACTGGTCTTGAACATCGAGCTCGTTCTTTTCGGAGCGTTCGCGCTCCTGACGCTGCTGTCGGCCGGAACGGTCATCTTCGCGCGCAGCCCGATCAACTCGGCCATGGCGCTGGTGTCCACGTTCTTCTTCCTGGCCGGCATCTACGTGCTGCTCTGGGCGCACACCATCGCGGTGATGCAGGTGCTCGTTTACGCGGGCGCCATCATGGTGCTCTTCCTGTTCGTCATCATGCTGCTCAACCTGGGTGAGTCGCCGACGCGCGGCAAGCCCACGCTGGCGCGCATCGCGGGCGGCGCGGCCACGGTGGGGCTGTTCGCCGTGCTGGCCATCATCCTGCTGAAGATTCCGGCCGAGCCGGCGACGCTGAGCCTGGAGGCCCAGGCGAGCTTCGGCACCATCGCCACCATGGGTGAGGTCATCTTCACCCGCTGGCTGCTCCCCTTCGAAGCCGTGAGCTTGCTGCTGCTGGTGGCCATGGTGGGCGCCGTCGTCGTGGCCAAGTCGCGAATCTGATCGCCCATTCCGGACAACTTTTCTGTGCTAGATGGCGGCGCAGGCAGCCGCTCGCGAGGCCCCGAACAGGCCCATGGTTCCCATCACCTACTACCTCCTGCTTGCCGCCGCCCTGTTCTGCATGGGCATGTTCGGCGTGCTCGTCCGCCGCAACGCGCTGGTCATCTTCATGTGCGTGGAGCTGATGCTCAACGCGGCGAACCTCACGTTCGTGGCCTTCGCGCGCATGCGTGGTGACGACCTCGGCCACGTGTCCGCCTTCTTCGTCATCGCGGTGGCGGCGGCGGAAGCCGCCATCGGTCTGGCCATCGTCATCGCCGTCTTCCGGAGCCGGGGCAGCGTCCTGGTGGAAGACATCCGGACGATGAAGCACTGAGCCCCCAGGAGCCACTGTCATGACTCTCGTCGAATTCTTCCGGGCGGCCCCCGTGGCGCCAGACATCCTGGCCCCCTCCCTCTGGCTCATCATCGCCCTGCCCCTGCTCGGCGCGTTCATCTGCGGCGTGTTCGGCAAGATGCTGGGCCGGGCGAACGTGCAGCTCATCGCGTGCGCGACGGTGGCCGGCGCCTTCGTCCTGAGCGTGTTGGCCTTCTGGGCCACCAGCTCCTACAACCCCGAAACGGGCCGGTTGGCGGCCGTGTACCCCAACCCGTTCGGCCTCGAGCGGGACTTCGTGCGGTACGCGCTCGCGTACGACTACGGCACCTGGTTCTCGGTGGGCGACTTCCGGGTGAACTTCGGACTGATGGTGGACCATCTGTCCGGCATCCTGCTGCTCATCATCACCGGCGTCGGCTTCCTCATCCACCTGTACTCCACCAGCTACATGGAGCACGACGCGGCGTACTGGCGGTTCTTCGCGTACCTGAACCTCTTCGTCGCGGCGATGCTGACGCTGGTGCTGGCCGACAACCTGGTCCTGCTCTTCGTGGGCTGGGAGGGCGTCGGCATGGCGAGCTACCTGCTCATCGGCTTCTGGTACGACGACCCGGCCAAGGCCTGGGCCGGTCGCAAGGCCTTCGTCACCAACCGCATCGGTGACTTCGCGTTCCTCATCGCCACCTTCCTGCTCGTCCTGCTGGTCTCCGCCTTCACGCAGCAGTCGAACGCGGCGGACTTCAACAACGCCGGCACGACGTCGCAGCACTACAAGGCCGCGCTGGCGCAGAAGGGCCCCGTGACGTTCAAGGGCCTGGAGAAGATGGCGGAGGGCCTGCTGGACACCGCCGCGGACCAGGTCGACCTGAGCACGCCCATCCAGGCGGGCCCGCTGGCGGGCTACACCTTCGGCGGCGTGATGACGGCGGCCATGCTGCTGTTCCTCCTGGGCGCGGCGGGCAAGAGCGCGCAGCTCCCGCTGTACGTCTGGCTGCCGGACGCCATGGCCGGCCCGACGCCGGTCTCCGCCCTCATCCACGCCGCGACGATGGTCACCGCCGGCGTCTACCTGTTCAGCCGCATGTCCGCGCTGCTGGTGCTGAGCCCCACCGCCATGGCGACCATCGCCATCATCGGCGCGCTCACCTCGCTGCTGGCGGCGCTCATCGCCTTCGCGCAGGACGACATCAAGAAGGTGCTCGCCTACTCCACGGTGTCCCAGCTCGGCATCATGTTCATGGGCGTGGGCATGGGCATCTTCTGGGCGGCCGTGTTCCACCTGATGACGCACGCCTTCTTCAAGGCGTGCCTCTTCCTCGGCGCCGGCAGCGTGATGCACGGCAACGGCGACGAGACGGACATCAAGAAGCTGGGCGGCCTGCGCAAGGAGATGCCCTGGACCTGGGCGACGTTCCTCATCGCCACGCTGGCCATCACCGGCATCGTCCCGCTCTCCGGCTTCTTCTCGAAGGACGCCATCCTCCACGCCGCGCACCTCAACAAGCTCGCGGGTCTGGAGTGGGTGGGCGGCGTCGTCTACTACCTGGGCCTGCTCATCGCCGCGTCCACGGCCTTCTACATGACGCGCGCCTACCTGCTCACCTTCGAGGGTCCTCGCTCGAAGGAGGCCAAGGTGGCCCACGCCCACGAGAGCGCCTGGCAGATGACCCTGCCGCTGGTGGTCCTCGCGGTGCTCAGCGTCGTCGCCGCGCGGTACGCGTTCGGCATCAACTTCTTCGACATGTCGGCGCAGCCGGTGCTGGACAACTTCCTGAGCCCGGTGTTCAGCGCCACCAAGCGCATCACCGAGGGCAGCTCGCTCGTGGTGCTCGACACCAGCCGCCCGCAGGTCTTCCCGGACTACCTCAAGGCCTGGGCGGTCGCCATGGCCGGTGGCGGTCTGGCGTTCTACATGTACCGCGTCTTCTTCCCCGCGCGGGTGGGCCAGCCGGTTCCGGCCTACGCCCGGGCGGTGCGTCGGGCGGCCCAGAACAAGTTCTACGTGGACGAGCTCTATGAGCTGATCCTCATCCGTCCCGTGAAGTTCATGAGCTTCCTCCTCTTCCGCGTGGTGGACGCGCTCGTCATCGACACCGTGGCGGTCCGCGGCACCGCGTGGGTGACGGCCCGCGTGGGCAGCGCGCTCCGGTACGTGCAGTCGGGCGACGCCCAGGCCTACGCCGCCGTGATGGCCATCGCCCTGCTGGGCGGTGTCGTCTACGCCCTCATCCAGGTGATGCAATGAGCTTCTTCGACACCCACCTGCTCAACCTCGTCGTCTTCCTGCCGCTCGTGTTCGCGGCGCTGGTGGCGATGCTGCCCGCCAGCGAGAACGGCCAGATTCGCACCGTCACGCTCATCGCCATGGTCGTGGACCTGGTGTTCGGCGTCTGGGCGTACATGGCCTACGTGCCGGGCGGTCCGGAGTTCCAGCTCGAGTACCGGGCGCGGTGGTTCGACCTGTTCGGCACCAGCTACCACGTGGGCGTGGACGGCCTGGCCGTGAGCCTGCTGCTGCTCACCGTCTTCCTGGGCCCGCTGGTGGTGCTGGCGTCCACCACGTACATCAAGTTCCGCATCAAGGAGTTCCACCTGGCGCTGCTGGTGCTCCAGACGACGATGCTGGGCGCGCTGGTGTCGCTGGACGTGCTGCTCTTCTACGTCTTCTTCGAGGCCATGCTCATCCCCATGTACCTGCTGGTGGGTGTGTGGGGCGCCGAGGACCGCCAGATGGCGGCGGTGAAGTTCTTCCTCTACACGCTGGCCGGCTCGCTGCTGATGCTGGTGGCCATCATCGCCGTGTACTTCATCAGCTCGCCGGTGGGCGCGCGCTCGTTCGACTACGCGAGCATCTACAACGGCCTGCTGGACGCCAACCGTCAGCTCAGCGCGTGCACCACGGAGGGGTCGTGTGACTCGCTGACCGGGCTGGCCGCCACGCTGCACACCTGGGGTCCGTGGCTGTTCGCGGCGTTCGCCATCGCGTTCGCGGTCAAGGTCCCGATGTGGCCGCTGCACACCTGGTTGCCGGACGCGCACGTTCAGGCGCCGGTGGCCGGCTCCATGATTCTGGCCGGCGTCACCCTGAAGATGGGCACGTTCGGCTTCTGGCGCTACGCGATTCCGTTCTTCCCGGTGGCCACGCAGCAGGCGCGGCCCTTCCTGGCCACGCTGGCCGTCATCGGCATCGTGTACGGCGCGCTGATGTGCCTGGCGCAGCGGGACATCAAGAAGCTCATCGCGTACTCGTCCGTCAGCCACCTGGGCTACTGCATGCTGGGCATCCTGGCGATTACCGCCGAGGGCGCCACGGGCAGCGCGTACCAGATGCTCAACCACGGCGTGTCCACGGGCGCGCTGTTCCTCCTGTTCGGCTACCTGTACGAGCGGCGCCACTCGCGCCTGATGGCGGACTACGGCGGCATCGCGAAGGTGATGCCGGTATTCACCGCGGCCTTCGTCATCATCACCTTCTCGTCCATCGCCGTGCCGGGCACCAACGGCTTCATCGGTGAGTTCCTCGTCCTCCTGGGCACCTTCAAGAGCGACCTGGGCGAGGCGGCGGGCAACGCGCACCTGACGATGGTGTTCGGCGCCTTCGCAACGCTGGGTGTCATCCTGGGCGCGGCCTACATGTTGTGGATGGTGCAGAAGGTGTTCTTCGGTGGCCTCACGCACCGGGAGAACCAGCACCTGACGGACATGAACCTGCGCGAGGGCCTCACGGTGCTCCCCTTCATCGTGCTGGTCGCGGTGATGGGTCTGCAGCCGCAGCCCTTCCTGGACCGCCTGTCGCCGTCCACGGACCGCTTCCTGGCCCGCGCCCGCGTGGGCACGCCGGGCGCGGCCCTGCAGGAGGACCAGCTCCGGGTGGAGGTGATGTCCCTGCCGCCCCGTCAGGTCGCCGCCGCGCCGTCCGCGCCCGTTCCGCTGGCCGCTGCCCCGGCCGTTCCCTCGCCGCGGCAGTAAGCCGCCTGAGCTTCCGACATGAACCTGCCCAATCTCAGCCTGGCAGACTTCCTCCCGCTGCTGCCCACCATCATCATGGTGGTCGGCGCCTCCATCCTGCTGCTGTCGGAGGTGTTCCTCTCCTCGACGGCGTCGCGCGCGTACCAGGCGGTGCTCACCGTGGTGACGGCGGTGGCGGCTGGTGCCACGGCGCTGTCGCTGATGTTCGAGCCGCCGCAAGAGGTGATGCTCGGCTTCGGCGTGCTGGACCCCTTCTCCAGCTTCCTCACCTTCGTGGTGTGCGTGGGCCTGGCGCTGGCGACGCTGAGCTCGGTGAGCTTCCTGCGCAAGCGCGGCGCCGAGCGCGGTGAGTTCTACGCGCTGATGCTGTTCGCCTCGGCCGGCATGAGCCTGCTGGCGATGTCCAACGAGCTCATCACGCTCTTCGTGAACATCGAAGTGCTCTCCATCGCCACCTACGCGCTGACGTCGTACCTGCGGCGCGGCACGCGGCCGAGCGAGGCGGGCTTCAAGTACTTCATCCTGGGCGCGTTCTCCTCCGCGG
This genomic window from Myxococcus hansupus contains:
- the serB gene encoding phosphoserine phosphatase SerB, which encodes MTSPSSESVLITVTGKDQPGITSRLTGLLAEAGAELLDVEQVVVRGRLTLCLLARLSGDAGAVLEPLVAAAKSLGVTLDFEPVHAPASEDGRGPRFVVTAVGRALGARELHALTQVLTAHGAQVERITRTSEPHLGSVDIHLALAAGQPPDALKQALLELSMQSGGFDVALQRESLFRRGKRMVVMDMDSTLIRIEVIDELARAHGVGEQVAAITERAMQGEMDYDESLRQRVSLLAGLDVSVVHQLAANLPLTEGAETLVRVLKRLGYRTAVISGGFSVAAEALKARLGIDVAHSNELEVRDGKLTGRTVGPIVNARRKAELLASLAQAEGIQLDQVVAVGDGANDLLMLERAGLGIAFRAKPKLRAAADTSISAGGLDTILFLLGLTGRELLELG
- a CDS encoding serine/threonine-protein kinase; the encoded protein is MQKPALNRDTVSGEALFILRNLRENGRLGRSNKLADVKAALEPSVSLEFDNYFFFLRKFHYIAMDREAQLKLTEQGEQVAGGELNERFSVEVGEFFADQLAAVVGTPEEPQEGDEPLMVPPPPPELLLDETEVEAHPTPGPTPAPPPMPPMRSSRSAMPALDLGTPAAAIPMPPPSAVAAEPRREATVIIQGFPPASAASPSPTPSAPAAAPMPAPAAPTPAPAAAAPAASAPKGSELDLRYQKFDPIGTGPLGTVFKGRVTALGLDICLKELKDIFGYFSFLQRGEVLKRLKKELCAQAQVRHPGVVQVVDQNVEAARPYFVLELMQGSLRERLDAGGGNGVPVPFALRAFLQMAYGLRAAHASGLTHHNIKPENVLFDAYGNAKLADFGLGRVVEVDSTKGMPQVFVGTGGMSYMAPELMNRGGKEPGPAADVYALGILLYEMLTGQIPGRRSPLPSEVNPEAPSGLDQLFDKATQDKREQRYPDVDAMLEDFYKAFPEREFLGKGDLVISSDTPKE
- a CDS encoding TIGR02266 family protein produces the protein MNPGPEDKRQHPRVPAVLRVDYTDGRQARDVTENLSHEGLFVQTEQVFRLGDEVRLALSFPGLLDPVEVSGTVAWTRPARADQPAGVGVRVEREQDRRKLGDILSAAGADSHASHVEHEGYRVLIVEDNPHIIEMYSYVLKKLASGELHGKVPLEVHFAPDGHHALQMLREDRFNLVMTDLYMPVMDGFALVERMREEEALRAIPIIAISAGGKEAQDRAMQLGVDIYLRKPVRFVEVLETVKQLLRIK
- the nuoE gene encoding complex I 24 kDa subunit family protein, whose amino-acid sequence is MAEPLFTSEEQKTFDAGIAEIISHYPPDRKSAGMLPALRLLQEIKGWLPPDGLRLVAKHLEVTPERAMEVASFYVMYHLKKPGKYVIDVCTNLSCSLWGAEKMLAYLEQKLGLKAGEANEKFTLRETECLASCGTAPCLQINEDHHESLTQAKLDAILAKLS
- the nuoF gene encoding NADH-quinone oxidoreductase subunit NuoF, whose product is MASTAKTIEPIISAAWGKPQSWTLDSYRKRGGYEALKKTLQMEPAAIIDEVKKSNLRGRGGAGFPTGLKWSFVPKDSPKPKYLAVNGDESEPGTFKDRYILEDDPHMMLEGIAIAAYALGVHTCYVYLRGEFKFPAERTQAAIDEAYKAGIFGKTVLGKDFELNCYLVRGAGAYICGEETALLESLEGKKGWPRLKPPFPAVVGLFGCPTVVNNVETLASVPAVFQQGADAYAKLGTDKSGGTRLVCLSGTVNRPGVYEVSMFTTLAELIYDDKYGRGMPAGRKVKAVIPGGSSAPVLGVDELDVAMEFEALKVKQTMAGSGGVIVMDDATCMVRSLWRVARFYAEESCGQCTPCREGTPWQTRLLRKIEEGRGEPGDIDMLSNVASSIAPYPPIGLGNTICALGDAAALPTHSFLMRFRDEFEAHIREHRCPFGDKPWGSFGDWS
- a CDS encoding NADH-quinone oxidoreductase subunit J; amino-acid sequence: MNIELVLFGAFALLTLLSAGTVIFARSPINSAMALVSTFFFLAGIYVLLWAHTIAVMQVLVYAGAIMVLFLFVIMLLNLGESPTRGKPTLARIAGGAATVGLFAVLAIILLKIPAEPATLSLEAQASFGTIATMGEVIFTRWLLPFEAVSLLLLVAMVGAVVVAKSRI
- the nuoK gene encoding NADH-quinone oxidoreductase subunit NuoK; protein product: MVPITYYLLLAAALFCMGMFGVLVRRNALVIFMCVELMLNAANLTFVAFARMRGDDLGHVSAFFVIAVAAAEAAIGLAIVIAVFRSRGSVLVEDIRTMKH
- the nuoL gene encoding NADH-quinone oxidoreductase subunit L, whose translation is MTLVEFFRAAPVAPDILAPSLWLIIALPLLGAFICGVFGKMLGRANVQLIACATVAGAFVLSVLAFWATSSYNPETGRLAAVYPNPFGLERDFVRYALAYDYGTWFSVGDFRVNFGLMVDHLSGILLLIITGVGFLIHLYSTSYMEHDAAYWRFFAYLNLFVAAMLTLVLADNLVLLFVGWEGVGMASYLLIGFWYDDPAKAWAGRKAFVTNRIGDFAFLIATFLLVLLVSAFTQQSNAADFNNAGTTSQHYKAALAQKGPVTFKGLEKMAEGLLDTAADQVDLSTPIQAGPLAGYTFGGVMTAAMLLFLLGAAGKSAQLPLYVWLPDAMAGPTPVSALIHAATMVTAGVYLFSRMSALLVLSPTAMATIAIIGALTSLLAALIAFAQDDIKKVLAYSTVSQLGIMFMGVGMGIFWAAVFHLMTHAFFKACLFLGAGSVMHGNGDETDIKKLGGLRKEMPWTWATFLIATLAITGIVPLSGFFSKDAILHAAHLNKLAGLEWVGGVVYYLGLLIAASTAFYMTRAYLLTFEGPRSKEAKVAHAHESAWQMTLPLVVLAVLSVVAARYAFGINFFDMSAQPVLDNFLSPVFSATKRITEGSSLVVLDTSRPQVFPDYLKAWAVAMAGGGLAFYMYRVFFPARVGQPVPAYARAVRRAAQNKFYVDELYELILIRPVKFMSFLLFRVVDALVIDTVAVRGTAWVTARVGSALRYVQSGDAQAYAAVMAIALLGGVVYALIQVMQ
- a CDS encoding complex I subunit 4 family protein, producing the protein MSFFDTHLLNLVVFLPLVFAALVAMLPASENGQIRTVTLIAMVVDLVFGVWAYMAYVPGGPEFQLEYRARWFDLFGTSYHVGVDGLAVSLLLLTVFLGPLVVLASTTYIKFRIKEFHLALLVLQTTMLGALVSLDVLLFYVFFEAMLIPMYLLVGVWGAEDRQMAAVKFFLYTLAGSLLMLVAIIAVYFISSPVGARSFDYASIYNGLLDANRQLSACTTEGSCDSLTGLAATLHTWGPWLFAAFAIAFAVKVPMWPLHTWLPDAHVQAPVAGSMILAGVTLKMGTFGFWRYAIPFFPVATQQARPFLATLAVIGIVYGALMCLAQRDIKKLIAYSSVSHLGYCMLGILAITAEGATGSAYQMLNHGVSTGALFLLFGYLYERRHSRLMADYGGIAKVMPVFTAAFVIITFSSIAVPGTNGFIGEFLVLLGTFKSDLGEAAGNAHLTMVFGAFATLGVILGAAYMLWMVQKVFFGGLTHRENQHLTDMNLREGLTVLPFIVLVAVMGLQPQPFLDRLSPSTDRFLARARVGTPGAALQEDQLRVEVMSLPPRQVAAAPSAPVPLAAAPAVPSPRQ